Genomic window (Arachis hypogaea cultivar Tifrunner chromosome 13, arahy.Tifrunner.gnm2.J5K5, whole genome shotgun sequence):
tgtcatcgttacatgtgcaccaaattggtcccttactttgcatctaatgactcattttagtccctgaaattgaatatcgtgcaccaaattagtcccttcatcagttttttctcatttttttataaatttaaaagtttttatatttttttatacactaattttaattatattataataaattttttaattaataatgttaaCTTGTATCATTGGTGTACATGTTAACTAAAACCAAAACTTTATTATTGCCTCTTGTGTTTATTTGTATCTGTTTTAATATTGTTCAAGTCATAGTTATAATAAgtacttatattaattaatagtgtAATATATGAAAAAGCCGCCTAACAAGTTATagataaaatgaattattataatcGACAGTATAAATCTATCTTATTAATTTAGTGAGAAGTTAATTATATAGAAAATCGAACATTCTTAAAATGGAtgagaataataaatttatattagttaataaGTGTCTTATCaagtattcttaaaatatttattaaagtgttaaatattaaaaaaattgtattaaggAATATTATTAGGCAACTACTCCCATGAAAATGCCAAAAACATCTTCTCATGATGATccttgtttaaaaagtgtaacttatttatttagcAACACTTTACATAAAGGTAACAAttttacttcaaataaaatcaaGCCCTACAATCTATCATCCAATGGTCAAAATGATGTATCTTCACATGAAGATAATCATtaaatcttcattggagtagATACCATAGTATTAAACTCTTAACTTACACTCTTTattaaatcaatatcaatatgtcacataattcttttaataaaatattgtagaaaaaaattgtataattaaaactaatattttaaaaatattttataaaaacacttgtatttaaataacttgtgaaaagataaaattaaaattagtgtattcaaatatataatgagaattttaaatttataaaaaaaaatgagaaaaaactgatgaagggactaatttggtgcacgacattcaattttagggactaaaatgagtcattagATGCAAAGTAAGGGACCAATTTGGTACACATGTAACGATGACAtcgtggatgacacgtggacaaatagcattgcgacacgtggcataatctgacacgtggcaaaatagcattgtgacacgtggcatacccATCCACGTCGGCTTGCCACGTGTCGTTGACCGACACGTCATCATACCGTTACACGTGGCCAAACCAtgaggtgacacgtgtcaccaaaAATCCACGTCATCAAGCCACGTCAGCGCGCCGTTAACGGAAAACGGGTCAGGGATCACTATGGTGCAAATTTTCCAATCTCAGgaacgtaattggtgcaattggaatctcagggaCAATTTTGGTGCACAGCGTCAATCTCGGGGACCATTATGGGGATTTAGTCATTGTTAGTGACATTATTGACCTTGGAATGTAATGAATTCAATGGTGGTGTAAAGTGTTAATTAAGTAATATTAATGGAACTTTTTTCAGTTTTTTGGTTAAGGACTAATCCACCACATATCTAAGCTCCATTTAAGGATCTGTCACTGGCATTCTGGCAATGGGTTATTGCATACATAAGGCGTAATTCGGATCCGTAACACTTGCTTAAGTGGACAAGTGAACCACTCAGCCAACCCAAGTTAGTTCTATGCATACTTTTTGATTCAGTGAACATGGTGGTGTATCTATTTTATTCAAAGTTATAACCAGCAATCAATCATTTTCGCTGGTAAATATTCTATTTATTAATTTCTCTAAAATGGAGGAATTGGGTTTCTCTGTAACATTattcttgtcttttttttttcttaataacgGTCACTGTAGGATAATATTGATTTTATTCAACCCTAGTGACCAGTttcaattcaaaataaataaataaactatatgtaaatataaattacaaatagCTTTCGtaatcattattatttattaagacGGGAAAATTGAATATGTTGGCCAAAGAAGAAATGAACGGCATCATCAAAATTCTGTTGACAAATTCATCTGGAAAGATTTACAGCCTAAGAATCAGAATCCAGGGGAACTTTtaattctctctattttctttcagTCAATAAGTCAAACATTTAATTCAGACTTTGCTAAAATACAGGGAACACTGAAAGTACAAGACAAAATGAATTTATAAGAACATCAAGCTCTGCATTTCTTGTTTCACAAACAACCCACATGCCAAAAATATTTCCAGGTAGATAGCAAAAAGGACACATCACTTCAGCCACTGAATTATACACCCCGTCGATACTCCAGTTGCTTTGTGTTCTCTAATAGAATCTGCTAAGCAGGACAGAGATCAGGAATTAAGCTAAGAAATCAATAGGCCATGATTTGATTCCTTTGAAGGTGATCACAAAATTGAGGTACAGCACTTACTTCACGGATGTAATTTGCAACTGCTTTGCAGCCTTCAGTTGCCAGTTGCATAACATTTTCCAAAATGTCAATCGGTAGTTTAGAATCCATCTACAGCCAGCAACAAAAGAAAGAATGCATATTGGGGTAACAAAAAAAAAGGTCTAAAACTAACTTTACACTGTTGACTATAAGAAATCcgaaaaacaaaatgatgcaatgaaaattaacctgAAGAAGTGTCACTTTATTCAACTTTGGCAGAATTCCAACAGTTACATCAGGACCTCCAGCACTGTCTTCTACGTAGTTCAAATCTGTCCATATTCATACAACAAGTTTCAATAATTACAAAGTTGCAAAGCTAAAACAAAAGATGAGCAGtttaaaagaaaacacaaactTGCATTTAGCCATTTGAAAAGTCAAGTaaaataggtgcataccaagcaAAGGGGTGCTATTAAGGTATCCAGCACTACATGAAGTTACAAGATCACACATGGGGATCCCAGCATCAGAAAGGGCCAAAGTTGCAGCATTGATACATGCAGATCTAGTTCCTACACAAGGAATATTGGGGAAAAGAGTTAGTTAATGGTCAATAATGAAGGGCTTCAAAGAAACTAAAGAATCATTTGTTAATACTAGAAAgatttaacagaagataaattaTTAGAAGAGCACAAGATAAACAAATATTTATCATGAGGAAAAATGGTGATAACAAGATCCCATTATAAGGTTTTAACTTACCACCATCTGCTTGGAGAACTTGGACATAAATATCTATCTGCAAATGACATATATGAATCATACAAACAATAAATATACAATTTACATTAATGAAAAAGAGATTCCAGAAGCTGTGTAAAATGGAACCTGGGAACGAGGCATTAAATGTGTCATTATGCATGCTTCCATAGTCTGTCGAATAACCATAGAAATTTCAGTTGATCTCCTGTAGCAAGAGAAAAATCCCGTCAGAAAAAGAAGAGCAAGAGGTCATTCTCCTAGTGTTAAAGAACCTGGCAATTTGGCCATAAGAACCAGTTTAACACaatcaaaaagaaaaagttaaagTGTCATAAGATGTATATTGGTGGGGAATGGTATGCCCTAAGTTTCTCCTTCCTTTCCAAATTCTCTTCTGTACTGTCAACTCTTCTCAGACCGAGATATCTTAAAGACCCTTCACTTGGACACATCAGTGATTAGTTGCTCATGTTGGCTACTTACATATCTCAGTGACTCCTTCGTTTGGTTGCTAAATTTAACTGTGGGACAAAGATTCTAGTGTTCTCCAAATTCATCATTGCACTGTTCTAATTGACACATTACATATTCTACTGCTACAGATTGAAATTAGAATGTTATGTACTGCTGACATATTGTTCAGTGTTCTGTTTCATAATATTAGCATTATTTGCATCATCCAATTCAGTCTTGAGCTACTATTTCAACATTATAAATAACTAAAAACAGTGCCCAAACAAAAAAGAACTAGGAATTAAATTTAAGCAAGAGCATATGAGAAAACCTGTCACCCTTTGGTTTCCTCTTGCGATCTccagtgctaaagttagccatgCTGTACTCACATCGAATCTACAGAGATGATGAGAAGCATGTAGATAGAGAGACAGCAATTAGGTATCCAGCAAAATACACTACCTAGACACAAAATGCATAATAACTTGAtaagaaaaaaattgtttttcaccAAAGCCTGGTCACTCATTTGCTGGCTCCTATTTTGGACCTGAAAGGCATACAAGTTAATACAGCAATCATATCAAATAATGCTGAAATGCAAATTGAAAAGTTATTTACCTCTCTGGGGCCATATACAGCAGCAACCACTTTGGTGTTACCCATCTCAAAAATAGCAGAACTGGTTCCAAAAACAAAAACCACGCATTAGCCAAACCCTAATTTGGAAATTAAGAGGTTTGAAAAGCACGAAAAGAATTACCCATCAGCTCTGGAAACAGCACCAATCTCGGCTCGAATTTGCCGCATCTCCATGGGGCGGCGACCGTCCAAGCGAAGTCCTTCAGGGCTCACATACTCCATCTTCCTTCAATTTCCTTAATCAGGAGAAGAACCAAGTGAGTAGCAAGAGGTGGTGGCGCGGGAAACTGAGCTGGTGCAGCGATTCTAAGCTGCTGGAGTAACACTGTCACAGGAATTAGAGAAGGGCAAATTAATCAAACCGGTCATCGAACTGGTTAAATGAAccgttgtgtttttttttttttttttaccaaagataggagactttAATTGAGTAtcgggagactatgccatttgagctattacttatTGGCAATGAACCGTTgtgttatctattttttaaaaatttttaattatattacgtATATATTAGAATTAGTTATCActctaaaatatataataaaattaaataaatatatagtaattaattttcgtatataaataatatttttatttttttaatataactatTTAAGTTGGTTTTTTATGTATATGATAAATAATTTGATGATAGAAATTTACTAAAAatgtatctttttaaaaaaaaaatcaattaagataataaaatataatttttaatattttaatatttttttatattttttcttgttcttattaataaaatatatgttaagagattacattttatttttttaaataaaaaaattgaaaggatctaatttttaaaattgacgtgtattgtttttatttaatttaacatatttaattaaattatttaatataatatatatccatattttattattattatttttcaaaatttagttaaagtattttttaaaataaaaaacttttattaTATGTACAATTTAATTTGGAGTTGTGGAACAAGTATGCATATAGTCTGGATGATGTAAAATGTATATGCATAATTACtttgtttgaaaaataataataataaaaaat
Coding sequences:
- the LOC112737915 gene encoding exosome complex component RRP41 homolog, which produces MEYVSPEGLRLDGRRPMEMRQIRAEIGAVSRADGSAIFEMGNTKVVAAVYGPREVQNRSQQMSDQALIRCEYSMANFSTGDRKRKPKGDRRSTEISMVIRQTMEACIMTHLMPRSQIDIYVQVLQADGGTRSACINAATLALSDAGIPMCDLVTSCSAGYLNSTPLLDLNYVEDSAGGPDVTVGILPKLNKVTLLQMDSKLPIDILENVMQLATEGCKAVANYIREILLENTKQLEYRRGV